The genomic window TGCTGTAGGCCGCCGCCCGCGCCTTCCAGCGCCACGTCCAGCCGGTGGCGGCCCGGCGGCAGCTCGGCAAAGCGCAGGTCGTAACGCCAGCCCAGCCGAGACGTGCCCAGGTCGGGGCGCGCCTGCGCTACGTCCTGCCGTTCGAAACGTGCCGCCGCGCGGCCCACCCACTGGCCGTCCAGGTAGATACGCACCCAGGACGAGCGCCCCGGCGGCTGCGCGCCGTCGTGCACCCAGCCGCTCACGGCCACGCGGCCGGCGGCGGCGTCGTCGATGTGCTGCCAGAAGTTGTCCAGCCGCTCGCGGCGGATGTCGCGCGAAGGCGGCTGCACCGCGTCGAAGCTGGCAAACGAGGAGCCCAGGTAGCGATTGAGCGCCGCCACCGTGCCGAAGCGCTGGCGCAGCGCGGCGGCAAAGCCGGCGCGCGAGGTGGGCGAATAGTCGGTGACGACGTAGGGCTGGTCGGTGCCCATGCCGGTCTCGAAGGCGGGATACAGCTGATGCGTCTCGCCCAGCAGGTTGATGCCCGCCAGGCGCTGGCGCGTGGCCGCGGGCAGGCGACACAGCGCGCCGCTGACCGCGCGCATGGCCTCGTCGCGCCGCCGGGTGATGCCGTTGTCCAGCCGCGCCACGCTCCAGGGGTACATGGGCAGGCCCATGTAGCGGTCCACCGGCAGCGGGCCTTGCGGGGTTTGCGCCAGGTTGGCCGGGTCGCCGGCCAGCACCGGCTCGATCGGCGCGCCCTCCGAGAAGTGCGACGAAAAGAGGTACAGCACCACCGGCCGGTCGACGCCCTGCACCGTGCGCGCCACGCGCTGCACGGCTTCGTCGTCGATGCGCCAGCCGCCCGCCACGGCCGCGTCGGGGCGAAACAGGTTGAGCAGCGGCACCACCAGGGTGTAGCCCACCTGCAGGCGCCCGTCGGGGCTCTGGCGCGGCCCCAGCGCCGACAGGATGGACTCCACCTGCCCGGCGGCCGAGCCCTGGGCACCGGCGCAGGCGGCGTCGGGCAGCGGCGCGCCGGGGGTGGGCGCGGCCACGTCCAGGCAGGGATTGAGGCCGCCGATGGCGGGCGCCAGCAGCAGGGGCTGGCGCCCGCCCTGCCACAGCGCCACGGTCAGCGCGGCCAGCGCCAGCACGATGGCGCCGGCCAGCAGCACGCACAGCGCGCCGATCAGGCGCCCTCGGCCGGCCGGCGGCGCCGCGGGATCGAGCTCAGGCATGCGTGCTCAGCGCGCCCACTCGCGAAAGGTCTTGCGGAACTTGGCCACCTTGGGCGCCGCCACCGCCATGCAGTAGCCCTGCTCGGGGTTGCGCTCGAAGAAGTCCTGGTGGTAGTCCTCGGCCGGCCAATAGTGGGCCAGCGGCTGCACCTGGGTGACGATGGGGCGCGCGTACAGCTTCTCGCGCGCCATCTCCTCGATCATGCCCTCGGCCAGGGCCTGCTGCGCGGGCGTCGAAAAATAGATGCCGCTGCGGTACTGCGTGCCGCGGTCGTTGCCCTGCCCGTCCACCTGCGTCGGATCGTGCACCAGAAAGAAGATTTCCAGCACCTGGCGCAGGCCGATCTGCGCCGAATCGAAGGTCAGCTTGATCACCTCGGCGCAGCCGGTGCGGCCGGTGCAGACCTCCTCGTAGGTCGGGCGCTCGGCCTGGCCGTTGCTGTAGCCGGACTCGATGTCCAGCACCCCGCGCACTTCCTTGAACACCGCCTCGGTGCACCAGAAGCAGCCGCCGGCCAGCACGATGGTTTCGCTTGCACTCATCTCCAACTCCAATCGATCGGGTCACCGCCGATCATGCCACCGGGCGGCTTCCTCGGCAGCGCCGGACTGCGCGGACAATCGGCGGCATGACCGACGCCGCCGCCTTTGCCACCCTCACCCCCGACGACGTGCTGGACGCGCTGGCGGGCATCGGCCTGATGGGCGACGGACGCCTGAGCGCGCTCAATTCGTACGAGAACCGGGTCTACCTGGCGCACCTGGAGCCCGGCACGGCGCTGGCCGACGCGCACCCGGCGGTGGTGCTCAAGTTCTACCGGCCGGGGCGCTGGAGCACGGCGCAGATCGAGGAGGAGCACGCCTTCGCGCTGGAGCTGGCCGCGGCCGAGGTGCCGGTGGTCGCGCCGCTGCAGCTGGCCGGCCGCACCCTGCACAGCCACGGCGGCTTTGCCTTCAGCGTCAGCCCGCGGCGCGGCGGGCGCACGCCCGAGCTGGGCGACGCCGAGGCGCTGGAGTGGATCGGCCGCTTCATCGCGCGCCTGCACACGGTGGGCGCGCAGGCACGGTTTGCGCACCGGCCCGCGGTGGACCTGGACAGCTACGGCCGCGAGCCGCGCCAGTGGCTGCTGGCGCACGGCGCGCTGCCGCTGGAGGTGGAGCGCGCGTGGGCCGAAGCAAGCCAGAAAGCTATTGAAACAGTAGCTGCCAGCGCATTACCCATGGGGGCTGCAGGCCAGAATGACCCCGGTTCGATCGCCACGCTACGCCTGCACGCCGACTGCCACCCCGGCAACATCCTGTGGACGCCCACCGACCGCCCCGGCGGCGGCCCGCACTTCGTCGACCTGGACGACTGCCGCAGCGGCCCGGCGGTGCAGGACCTGTGGATGCTGCTGCCGGGCGAGCGCGCCGAGCGCCAGCAGGCCCTGGGCGCGCTGCTGGACGGCTACGAGCAGGTGCGCGACTTCGACCGGCGCGAGCTGGCGCTGATCGAGCCGCTGCGCACGCTGCGCCTGATCCACTACAGCGCCTGGATCGCGCGGCGCTGGGACGACCCGGCCTTTCCCGCCGCGTTTCCGCACTTCGGTACCCCGGCCTACTGGCGCGAGCAGATCGACGTGCTGCACGCGCAGCTGGAGGCCATGCAGGAGCCGCCGCTCGTGGCCTGAACCCGGCCGACTTCGCGGTATAGTTAATGACCTACGGGTTATTAACCCACCCATGCCACTCGCCGCCTCCCCCGCACGCGCCCACCCCGGCCGCACGCGCCGCAAGGCCGCGCGCCCGGGCGAGCTGCTGGACGCGGCGCTGGCCCTGTTCGTCGAAAAGGGCTTTGCCGCCACCCGCGTGGAGGACGTGGCCGCGCGCGCCGGCGTCGCCAAGGGCACCCTGTTCCTGTACTTCGCCAGCAAGGACGAGCTGTTCAAGGCCGTGGTGCGCGAGAACGCCAGCCGCCACCTGCACGAGGCCGTGCGCGAGGTGGACGACTTCGCCGGCCCCAGCGCCGAGCTGCTGCGCGAGTACCTGCGCCGCTGGTGGCGGCTGTACGGCGGCACGCCCGCCGCCGGCCTGACCAAGCTGATGCTGAGCGAGGCGGCGCACTTTCCCGAGCTGGCGCGCTGGTTCGAGGCCGAGGTGGTCCAGCCCAGCCACGCGCTGCTGCGCCGCGTGCTGCAGCGCGGCATCGACCGCGGCGAGTTCCGGGCCGTCGACCTGTCGCGCCTGGTCCTGCTGGCGATGGCCCCGCTGGTGCAGATGGTGACCTGGCGCCACACCCCGGGCCACGGCCCCTGGCTGAAAGACGAGCAACCCATGGCCCTGATCGAGCTGCATGCCGACCTCTTGATTCGCGCCCTGCGCGTGGAGGGCGCGCCATGACGCGCCGCACGCTCACCGCGCTGGTGGTGCTGCTGGCGCTGCTGGCCGCCGGCGCGCTGGCCTGGCGCGGCATCCGCGCGCGCCAGGCGGTGCAGCAGGCGCAGGCCGCGTCGGCACCGGCGCCGGTGATCGAGCTGCGCGCGCTGGACGTGGTGACCGTGCAGTCGCGCGAGCTGGCGCTGGAGGTGCCGCTGTCGGGCACGCTGCGCGCCGTGCGCTCGGCCATGGTCAAGGCGCGCGTGCCGGGCGAGCTGCAGGGCCTGACGCTGCGCGAGGGCGACCGCGTGCAGGCCGGCCAGGTGATCGCGCGCGTCGAGTCCAGCGAGTACGACGACCGCCTGCGCCAGGCCCAGCAGCAGGCCAGCGCCGCGCAGGCGCAGGTGGACATCGCCCAGCGCCAGTACGACAACAACCGCGCGCTGGTGGACCAGGGCTTCATCTCGCGCACCGCGCTGGACACCTCGGCCGCCAACCTGAGCGCCGCGCGCGCCAACCTGCGCGCCGCGCAGGCCGGCGCCGGGGTGGCGGGCAAGGCGGTCGCCGACACGGTGCTGCGCGCGCCCATCGGCGGCCAGATCGCCCAGCGCCTGGCGCAGCCGGGCGAGCGCGTGGCGCCCGACACCCGCATCGTCGAGATCGTCGACGCCAGCCAGCTCGAGCTGGAGGCCGCGCTCAGCCCCGCCGACTCGGTCGCCGTGCGCGTGGGCCAGCGCGCCACGCTGCAGGTGGAAGGCGCCAGCGCGCCCATCGCGGCCACGGTGGCGCGCATCAACCCCAGCACGCAGGCCGGCAGCCGCAGCGTGACGGTCTACCTGGCGGTGCAGCCCGCGCCCGGCCTGCGCCAGGGCCTGTTCGCCCAGGGCCGGCTGGCCGTGGGCCAGGAGCGCGCGCTGGCCGTGCCGCTGGCGGCCGTGCGCACCGACAAGCCCCAGCCCTACGTGCAGATCGTCGAGGGCACGGGCGAGCAGGCGCGCATCGCGCACCGCACGGTGACGCCCGGCGCGCGCGCCACGGACGAGGGCGAGACCTGGGTCGCCGTCACCGGCCTGGCCGAGGGCGACCGCGTGCTGCGCGCCGCCGCCGGTGCGCTGCGCGCCGGCACCCGCGTGCGGCTGTCCGCCGGGGCGGCGTCATGAGCCGGCCAAAAACTATCGTTTTGATAGCTTGCCGGGATTGCTTGACGCCCGCCACCGGCCTTTTTTCTTCAAAACCCCGCTGAAGCGCCCGCCCTGCCATGTGGTTCACCCAGGTCAGCCTGCGCAATCCCGTGTTCGCCACCATGGTGATGCTGGCCTTCGTGGTGCTGGGCCTGTTCTCGCTGGCGCAGCTCAAGGTCGACCAGTTCCCCAACGTGGACTTCCCGGTGGTGGTGATCACCACCGAATACCCCGGCGCGGCACCCGCCATCGTCGAGAGCGAGGTCACCAAGAAGATCGAGGAAGCCGTCAACTCGATCGCCGGCATCAACGCGCTGTACTCGCGCAGCTACGAAGGCCAGTCGGTGGTCATCGTCGAGTTCCAGCTGCAGATCGATGGGCGCAAGGCCGCCGACGACGTGCGCGAGAAGATCGGCCAGGTGCGCCCGCTGCTGCGCGACGAGGTCAAGGAGCCGCGCGTGCTGCGCTTCGATCCGGCCAGCCGCGCCGTCTGGTCGCTGGCCGTTTTGCCGGACGCCAAGGCGGGGCAGACGGCGCCCTCCTCCGTGGAGCTGACCAACTGGGCGGACCAGGTATTGAAGAAGCGCCTGGAGAACGTGCGCGGCGTGGGCGCCGTCAACCTGGTGGGCGGCACCCGGCGCGAGATCCACATCGAGTTGAACCCCGCCGCCATGGAGGCGCAGGGCGTGACGCCCGACCAGGTGATGAACGCCGTGCGCGGCGACAACCAGGACCTGCCGCTGGGCACCCTGCGCACCGCCACCCAGGAGCTGGTGGTGCAGCTGGACGGGCGCATCGAGCGCCCGCGCGAGTTCGGCCGCATCATCGTCGCGCGCCGCGGCGGCGCGCCCGTGTTCCTGGAGCAGGTGGCGAGCGTGCGCGATGGCGCGCAGGAGCTCGACTCGAGCGCACTGTACAACGGCCAGCGCACCCTGCTGCTGACGGTGCAGAAGGCGCAGGACGAGAACACCATCGAGGTGGTCGACGGCCTGGAGCAGGCCACCCGCGCGCTGCAGGCCGAGCTGCCCGAGGGCGTGCGGCTGGTGCCCATCCAGGACACCTCGCGCCCGATCCGCGTGGCGGTCACCAACGTGCGCCAGACCCTCGTCGAGGGCGCCCTGCTGACGGTGCTGATCGTCTTCCTGTTCCTCAACTCCTGGCGCTCCACCGTCATCACCGGGCTGACGCTGCCGATCTCCATCATCGGCACCTTCTTCTTCATGCAGTTGCTGGGCTTCACCATCAACATGATCACGCTGATGGCGCTCTCCCTGTGCGTGGGCCTGCTGATCGACGACGCCATCGTGGTGCGCGAGAACATCGTGCGGCACGCGCAGATGGGCAAGAACGCCTTCCTGGCCGCCATGGAGGGCACGAAGGAAATCGGCCTGGCGGTGCTGGCCACCACGCTGTCGATCGTGGCGGTGTTCCTGCCCATCGGCTTCATGCAGGGCATCGTCGGCAAGTTCTTCCACGAGTTCGGCCTGACCATCGTGGCGGCGGTGCTGATCTCGATGTTCGTCAGCTTCACGCTCGACCCCATGCTGTCCTCGGTCTGGCACGACCCGGCCATGCACGCCCACGGCCGGCAGGGGCCGCCGCGCACGCTCTACGAGCGCACCATCGGCCGCATCACGGGCTGGTTCGACCACGCCACCGACCGGCTGGCCGCCGCCTACCAGCTCATCCTGGGCTGGGCGCTGGGGCACAAGCTGCTCACGCTCGTCATCGCCGCCGCCATCTTCGCCGCCAGCATCGTGATGGTGCCGCTGCTGGGCACCGAGTTCGTGCCCAAGGCCGACTTCTCGGAGACCAACGTCGCCTTCTACACCCCGCAGGGCTCCTCGCTGGAGGCCACCGAGGCCAAGGCGCGCGTGGTGGACGAGATCATCCGCGGCTACCCCGAGGTGCGCTACACCCTGACCACGCTCAACACCGGCGCGGCGCAGGGCAAGACCAACGCCAGCATCTACATCCGCCTGACCGAGCGCGAGCAGCGCGCGCGCAGCGCCGAGGCGCTGTCGGCCGAGCTGCGCGAGCGCCTGCGCCAGGTGCCGGGCATCACCGTCACCCAGGCCGGCCTGCTGGAGCCGGTGGGCGGGCAAAAGCAGATCGAGTTCTCGCTGCAGGGGCCCGACCAGGCCGAGCTGGAGCGCCTGGCCGCGCCGCTGATGGAGCGCCTGCGCGCCATCCCCGGCCTGGTCGACCTGGACACCAGCAGCAAGCCCGACAAGCCCACGCTGGACATCGTCGTCAAGCGCCAGGCCGCCTCCGAGCTGGGCCTGTCCACGGCGCAGATCGCCACCCCGCTGCGCACCCTGCTGGCCGGCACCACGGTGGGCAACTGGCGCGCGCCCGACGACGAGACCTACGACGTGGTGGTGCGCCTGCCGCCCGAGCTGCGCCGCACGCCCGGCGAGCTCGAGCGCCTGCCGCTCACCGCCGGCCTGAATGCCGACGGCACGCCGCGCATCGTGCGCCTGAACCAGCTCGCCAGCCTGCGCGAGAGCACCGGCACCAACCAGATCAACCGCCGCGCCATGCTGCGCGAGATCCAGATCACCGCCAACACCTACGGCCGCGCCACCGGCGAGGTGTCGGGCGACATCCGCGCGCAGCTGCAGCAGATCGCCTTTCCGCCCGGCTACAGCTTCAGCTTCGGCGGCGCCACCAAGAACATGCAGGAATCGTTTGCCTACGCGCTGCAGGCGCTGGCCATGGCGGTCATCTTCATCTACATGATCCTGGCCAGCCAGTTCAAGAGCTTCCTGCAGCCCATGGCGCTGATGACCTCGCTGCCGCTGACGCTGATCGGCGTGGTGCTGGCGCTGCTGATGTTCGGCTCGGCCATGTCCATGTTCTCCATCATCGGCGTGGTCATGCTGATGGGCCTGGTGACCAAGAACGCCATCCTGCTGGTGGACTTCGCCATCCGCGCGCGCGAGGGCCGCGCCAGCGAAGGCGGCGTGACCGAGCCGCTGCCGCGCGAGCAGGCGCTGCTGGCGGCCGCGCGTGTACGCCTGCGCCCCATCCTGATGACCACGCTGGCCATGGTGTTCGGCATGGTGCCGCTGGCCTTTGCCGTGTCCGAGGGCTCGGAGCAGCGCGCGCCCATGGGCCAGGCCGTCATCGGCGGGGTCATCACCTCCTCGCTGCTGACGCTGGTGGTGGTGCCCGTGGTCTATTGCTACCTGGACGACCTGGCCGGCTGGCTCAAGCGGCGCCTGCGCCATGCCACGCCGGTGGAGACGCCGGCGCCTGACCGATAATCCAGGGTTGATTTGAATACGCCTACCGGAGCCTTTGAGATGAACGTCGAGCAAGCGCGCTTCAACATGATCGAGCAGCAGATCCGTCCCTGGGACGTGCTGGACGCCCGCGTGCTGGAGCTGCTGGCCGTGGTGCGGCGCGAGGACTTCGTGCCGCCGGCCCACCGCGCCCTGGCCTTCGCCGACCTGGAGCTGCCGCTCAAGCCCGGCGAGGCCGCGGTGGCCGCCGGCCAGGTCATGCTGCCCCCGCGCGTGGAGGCGCGCATGCTGCAGGACCTGCAGGTGGCCAAGCACGAGAAAGTGCTGGAGGTGGGCACCGGCTCGGGCTTCATGGCGGCGCTGCTGGGCCACCGCGCCCAGCGCGTGCTGACGCTGGAGATCGACACCGAGCTGGCCGCCACCGCCCGCGCCAACCTGCAGCGCGCCGGCGTGCTGAACGTGGAGGTGCGCCAGCAGGACGCCGCCCGCGCCGACCTGTCGGCCCACGGCCCGTTCGACGTCATCGTGCTGTCGGGCTCGGTGGCCGAGCTGCCCGAGTCGCTGCTGGCCCTGCTCAAGCCCGGCGGGCGCCTGATGGGCATCGTCGGCGACGAGCCGGTGATGCGCGCCACGCTGGTGCAGCACGCCGGCAACGGCATGGTCGTCACCCAGCCCTGGGACTGCAACGCGCCGCGCCTGCTGCACTTTCCCGAGCCCGAGCGCTTTCGTTTCTGAAGCACGCCGCGCACGACCGCCAAGCGCCGCAGCCCCCTTTCATCATGATCGAGCAAGTGCCCCCCATCGATCTGCAGGCCTGGCTGGCCGCCGCCGCCAGTGCCGGCCAGCCCCTGCTGCTGGACGTGCGCGAGCCGGCCGAATGGCACGCCGCCAGCGTCCACCCCCAGGGCGCCGAGCTGCGCCAGTGGCCCATGCACACCATTCCGGCGCGCCTGGCCGAGCTGGACCGCGCCCGGCCGATCGCCGTGCTGTGCCACCACGGCGGGCGCAGCATGCAGGTGGCGCTGTTCCTGCAGCAGCAGGGGTTCGACCGCCTGGCCAACGTGGCCGGCGGCATCGACGCCTGGGCCCTGCAGCTCGACCCCAGCGTTCCGCGTTACTGACCCTCCCCCATTGCCCTTCATGCGCCTGCCCGCCCGCCCCCCACGCCGGATATCGTTGACGTTGGCGGCGTTGCTGGCCCTGGCCGGCGGCGGCGCGCATGCCCAGTCCCTGCTGCAGCTGTACCCGCAGGCCCAGGGCTACGACGCCGCCGTGCAGTCGGCCAGCGCGCAGCTGCAGGCCAGCCAGGCGCGGGCCGAGCAGGCGCGCGCCGGCCTGCTGCCGCAGCTGGGCCTGCAGGCCGGCGCGCAGCACAACTGGGTCGACACCAGCGTCGGCAGCCTGGGCAGCAACAGCTCGTTCAACGTGCTGACGGCCGGCCTGGTGGGCAGCCAGCCCTTGTACCGCCCCGCCAACCGCATCGCCTGGGACCAGGGCCAGCGCGCCTACGAGTCGGCGCGCGTCAACCTGGCCGGCGCTGGGCAGGACCTGATCGTGCGCCTGGCGCAGGCCTACTTCGACGTGCTGGCCGCGCAGGACGCGCTGGCCTCGGTGCGCGCGCTCAAGACCGCCGTCAGCCAGCAGCTGGCCGCCGCGCAGCGCAACTTCGAGGTCGGCAACGCCACCATCACCGACAGCCGCGAGGCGCAGGCGCGGTTCGACCTGGCCAGCGCGCAGGAGATCGCCAGCGAGAACGACCTGCGCGTCAAGACCCTGGCGCTGGAGCAGTTGGTGGGCCAGGCCGGCATCCACCCGCTGGCGCTGGCCCAGCCCATCGTGCTGCCGGCGCCCCAGCCGGCCGACGTGAACGCCTGGGTCGCCCAGGCCACCGAGCAGCATCCCGGCGTGGTGCAGGCGCGCATGGCGCTGGACATCGCCCGGCTGGAAACCGACCGCGCGCGCGCCGCCGGCCAGCCCACGGTCGACCTGCAGGCCAGCGTGGGCACGAGCCGCTACCCCAACGGCAACCCCAGCATCACCCTTGCGCCCACCACCGGCGCGCGCACCAACAACGCCAGCATCGGCGTGGTGCTGAACTGGCCGCTGTTCGCCGGCTACGCGATCGAAAACCGCGTCAAGGAAACCCTGGCCCTGCAGGACAAGGCGCGCGCCGACCTGGACAGCCTGCAGCGCACGGTGTCGCAGTCGGCCCGCGCGGCCTTCTTCGGCGTGCAGTCGGGCCTGAGCCAGGTCAAGGCGCTGGAAGCGGCCGAGCACTCCAGCCAGACCGCGCTGCAGGCCAACCTGATCGGCTACCAGGTGGGCGTGCGCATCAACATCGACGTGCTGAACGCGCAAAGCCAGCTCTACCAGACGCAGCGCGACCTGGCGCGCGCGCGCTACGACGTGCTGGTGGGCCTGCTGCGCCTCAAGCAGGCGGCCGGCGCGCTGTCGGTGGACGACCTGGCGGGCGTCGACGCGCTGCTGGCCAAGGCCGCGCCCGCGGCCGAGAAAACCCAATAAAATCGGGCGCTGGCCCGCGCCGATCAAGCGCAGGCAGCTCTTGAATCAATAGCTGTCTAGTCGACCGCCTTGGTCGGCGCCTCGCGCCGCTGCTCGGGCGTGGCCTCCAGCGCCGCCTCCAGCCACAGCGCCGCCACGAAGCGCTTGTTGAACGCCAGCCACAGCAGGATGGGCGTGACCGGCGGCAGCATCAGAAAGCCGAACTGGTAGCCGTAGGCCACGGCGTTGGCCGCCAGCGGCGAATACTTCAGGTAGGCCGCGCCGTAGGGGCCCGACAGCAGCACCACGTCGCGCAGCCACTGAAAGCCGATGCCCCAGGCCTGCACGGGGATCAGAATCAGGCTGCCGATCAGGCCCTTGAGCCACCAGCGCTCGGTGCGCGAGGCCAGCAGC from Burkholderiaceae bacterium includes these protein-coding regions:
- a CDS encoding serine/threonine protein kinase, giving the protein MTDAAAFATLTPDDVLDALAGIGLMGDGRLSALNSYENRVYLAHLEPGTALADAHPAVVLKFYRPGRWSTAQIEEEHAFALELAAAEVPVVAPLQLAGRTLHSHGGFAFSVSPRRGGRTPELGDAEALEWIGRFIARLHTVGAQARFAHRPAVDLDSYGREPRQWLLAHGALPLEVERAWAEASQKAIETVAASALPMGAAGQNDPGSIATLRLHADCHPGNILWTPTDRPGGGPHFVDLDDCRSGPAVQDLWMLLPGERAERQQALGALLDGYEQVRDFDRRELALIEPLRTLRLIHYSAWIARRWDDPAFPAAFPHFGTPAYWREQIDVLHAQLEAMQEPPLVA
- a CDS encoding efflux RND transporter permease subunit; its protein translation is MWFTQVSLRNPVFATMVMLAFVVLGLFSLAQLKVDQFPNVDFPVVVITTEYPGAAPAIVESEVTKKIEEAVNSIAGINALYSRSYEGQSVVIVEFQLQIDGRKAADDVREKIGQVRPLLRDEVKEPRVLRFDPASRAVWSLAVLPDAKAGQTAPSSVELTNWADQVLKKRLENVRGVGAVNLVGGTRREIHIELNPAAMEAQGVTPDQVMNAVRGDNQDLPLGTLRTATQELVVQLDGRIERPREFGRIIVARRGGAPVFLEQVASVRDGAQELDSSALYNGQRTLLLTVQKAQDENTIEVVDGLEQATRALQAELPEGVRLVPIQDTSRPIRVAVTNVRQTLVEGALLTVLIVFLFLNSWRSTVITGLTLPISIIGTFFFMQLLGFTINMITLMALSLCVGLLIDDAIVVRENIVRHAQMGKNAFLAAMEGTKEIGLAVLATTLSIVAVFLPIGFMQGIVGKFFHEFGLTIVAAVLISMFVSFTLDPMLSSVWHDPAMHAHGRQGPPRTLYERTIGRITGWFDHATDRLAAAYQLILGWALGHKLLTLVIAAAIFAASIVMVPLLGTEFVPKADFSETNVAFYTPQGSSLEATEAKARVVDEIIRGYPEVRYTLTTLNTGAAQGKTNASIYIRLTEREQRARSAEALSAELRERLRQVPGITVTQAGLLEPVGGQKQIEFSLQGPDQAELERLAAPLMERLRAIPGLVDLDTSSKPDKPTLDIVVKRQAASELGLSTAQIATPLRTLLAGTTVGNWRAPDDETYDVVVRLPPELRRTPGELERLPLTAGLNADGTPRIVRLNQLASLRESTGTNQINRRAMLREIQITANTYGRATGEVSGDIRAQLQQIAFPPGYSFSFGGATKNMQESFAYALQALAMAVIFIYMILASQFKSFLQPMALMTSLPLTLIGVVLALLMFGSAMSMFSIIGVVMLMGLVTKNAILLVDFAIRAREGRASEGGVTEPLPREQALLAAARVRLRPILMTTLAMVFGMVPLAFAVSEGSEQRAPMGQAVIGGVITSSLLTLVVVPVVYCYLDDLAGWLKRRLRHATPVETPAPDR
- a CDS encoding protein-L-isoaspartate O-methyltransferase, which produces MNVEQARFNMIEQQIRPWDVLDARVLELLAVVRREDFVPPAHRALAFADLELPLKPGEAAVAAGQVMLPPRVEARMLQDLQVAKHEKVLEVGTGSGFMAALLGHRAQRVLTLEIDTELAATARANLQRAGVLNVEVRQQDAARADLSAHGPFDVIVLSGSVAELPESLLALLKPGGRLMGIVGDEPVMRATLVQHAGNGMVVTQPWDCNAPRLLHFPEPERFRF
- a CDS encoding efflux RND transporter periplasmic adaptor subunit, with protein sequence MTRRTLTALVVLLALLAAGALAWRGIRARQAVQQAQAASAPAPVIELRALDVVTVQSRELALEVPLSGTLRAVRSAMVKARVPGELQGLTLREGDRVQAGQVIARVESSEYDDRLRQAQQQASAAQAQVDIAQRQYDNNRALVDQGFISRTALDTSAANLSAARANLRAAQAGAGVAGKAVADTVLRAPIGGQIAQRLAQPGERVAPDTRIVEIVDASQLELEAALSPADSVAVRVGQRATLQVEGASAPIAATVARINPSTQAGSRSVTVYLAVQPAPGLRQGLFAQGRLAVGQERALAVPLAAVRTDKPQPYVQIVEGTGEQARIAHRTVTPGARATDEGETWVAVTGLAEGDRVLRAAAGALRAGTRVRLSAGAAS
- a CDS encoding sulfurtransferase, whose protein sequence is MIEQVPPIDLQAWLAAAASAGQPLLLDVREPAEWHAASVHPQGAELRQWPMHTIPARLAELDRARPIAVLCHHGGRSMQVALFLQQQGFDRLANVAGGIDAWALQLDPSVPRY
- a CDS encoding TetR/AcrR family transcriptional regulator, with translation MPLAASPARAHPGRTRRKAARPGELLDAALALFVEKGFAATRVEDVAARAGVAKGTLFLYFASKDELFKAVVRENASRHLHEAVREVDDFAGPSAELLREYLRRWWRLYGGTPAAGLTKLMLSEAAHFPELARWFEAEVVQPSHALLRRVLQRGIDRGEFRAVDLSRLVLLAMAPLVQMVTWRHTPGHGPWLKDEQPMALIELHADLLIRALRVEGAP
- a CDS encoding TolC family outer membrane protein encodes the protein MRLPARPPRRISLTLAALLALAGGGAHAQSLLQLYPQAQGYDAAVQSASAQLQASQARAEQARAGLLPQLGLQAGAQHNWVDTSVGSLGSNSSFNVLTAGLVGSQPLYRPANRIAWDQGQRAYESARVNLAGAGQDLIVRLAQAYFDVLAAQDALASVRALKTAVSQQLAAAQRNFEVGNATITDSREAQARFDLASAQEIASENDLRVKTLALEQLVGQAGIHPLALAQPIVLPAPQPADVNAWVAQATEQHPGVVQARMALDIARLETDRARAAGQPTVDLQASVGTSRYPNGNPSITLAPTTGARTNNASIGVVLNWPLFAGYAIENRVKETLALQDKARADLDSLQRTVSQSARAAFFGVQSGLSQVKALEAAEHSSQTALQANLIGYQVGVRINIDVLNAQSQLYQTQRDLARARYDVLVGLLRLKQAAGALSVDDLAGVDALLAKAAPAAEKTQ
- the msrA gene encoding peptide-methionine (S)-S-oxide reductase MsrA; the protein is MSASETIVLAGGCFWCTEAVFKEVRGVLDIESGYSNGQAERPTYEEVCTGRTGCAEVIKLTFDSAQIGLRQVLEIFFLVHDPTQVDGQGNDRGTQYRSGIYFSTPAQQALAEGMIEEMAREKLYARPIVTQVQPLAHYWPAEDYHQDFFERNPEQGYCMAVAAPKVAKFRKTFREWAR